One region of Malania oleifera isolate guangnan ecotype guangnan chromosome 6, ASM2987363v1, whole genome shotgun sequence genomic DNA includes:
- the LOC131157964 gene encoding putative UPF0481 protein At3g02645 gives MPSSQLPHSSTSASNFDEHRWVIQIRRTLDEELEDETDIPVSIFNVPKTLLCSNPDSYTPQQVALGPYHHWRPELYEMERYKLAAAKRTQKELKTLRFQNLVDQLVKLEMRIRACYHKFLEFNGETLAWMMAMDASFLLEFLQVYAIKEGHRKLTRVSSRMSHLVDYAGRKSAHNAILRDMVMLENQIPMFVSRKMLEFQFLSLESADEMLLSMLTGVFKELFPFKMMEDFPKIQVCESAHLLDFLYHMIVPKGETPSEITPLEDDQNNEAAEREEKKKQWSGNPSYVKQLFVESWRLVSRLNKGVVRLIKLLLFSKPLRVLLKLPWTIISNLPGLSLILKPIESLLFSQNKEAAKPEDGNSSSNNNIQKPPSIEEIAIPSVTELSKAGVLFSPTNGGITSIDFDISTCTLHLPSVSLDVNSEVILRNLVAYEASSASGPLVFTRYTELMNGIIDTEEDAKLLRERGIILNHLKSDQEVANVWNGMSRSLRLTKVPFLDKVIEDVNKYYNGKWKVRAGKFVKVYVFESWKVLTLLAAIMLLVLMSFQAVCSVYRCNRILRVKTTFA, from the exons ATGCCCTCTTCCCAGCTTCCACATAGCAGTACCAGTGCTTCAAACTTTGATGAGCACAGATGGGTCATCCAAATCCGGCGAACCCTAGACGAAGAGCTCGAAGACGAAACCGATATCCCGGTTTCCATCTTCAATGTCCCCAAAACCCTACTGTGCAGCAATCCCGATTCGTATACACCGCAGCAGGTTGCCCTTGGCCCTTACCACCACTGGCGTCCGGAGCTCTACGAGATGGAGCGGTACAAGCTCGCTGCGGCGAAACGAACTCAGAAAGAACTCAaaaccctaaggtttcaaaaCCTTGTTGATCAGTTGGTAAAGCTTGAGATGAGGATTCGAGCTTGCTACCACAAGTTCCTTGAGTTTAATGGCGAAACCTTAGCCTGGATGATGGCTATGGATGCTTCCTTCTTGCTAGAATTCCTTCAAGTCTATGCAATCAAAGAAG GTCATAGGAAGTTAACACGAGTTTCGTCGAGGATGTCACACCTGGTTGACTATGCGGGGAGGAAATCGGCTCACAACGCAATTCTTAGAGACATGGTGATGCTCGAGAATCAAATCCCCATGTTTGTTTCCCGGAAGATGTTGGAATTCCAATTCTTATCTTTAGAATCCGCCGATGAAATGTTACTTTCGATGTTGACGGGAGTGTTCAAAGAGCTTTTCCCTTTCAAGATGATGGAGGACTTTCCAAAAATCCAAGTCTGTGAGAGTGCCCACTTGCTAGACTTCTTGTACCACATGATAGTACCCAAAGGAGAAACCCCATCTGAAATAACTCCTCTTGAAGATGATCAAAATAATGAAGCCgcagaaagagaagagaaaaagaagcAATGGTCTGGAAATCCCAGTTATGTTAAACAACTCTTTGTGGAGTCATGGAGGCTGGTTTCCAGATTGAACAAAGGCGTGGTCCGTTTAATCAAACTCTTGTTGTTCTCTAAACCACTTAGAGTGTTATTGAAATTGCCATGGACAATCATCTCCAATCTTCCTGGACTTTCCCTCATCTTAAAACCTATTGAGTCATTGTTATTCTCTCAAAACAAAGAAGCAGCCAAACCAGAAGATGGGAATTCCAGTTCAAACAACAACATTCAGAAGCCCCCGTCCATAGAAGAAATTGCCATCCCTTCAGTCACCGAGCTGTCGAAGGCAGGAGTTCTGTTCTCACCGACAAACGGAGGCATCACAAGTATTGATTTCGACATTAGTACGTGCACACTTCACCTGCCTTCGGTTAGTCTTGACGTAAACAGTGAGGTCATTTTGAGAAACCTGGTGGCATACGAGGCATCAAGTGCATCAGGGCCGTTGGTTTTTACCCGGTACACTGAGCTAATGAACGGGATAATCGACACGGAGGAGGACGCGAAGCTGCTGAGAGAGAGAGGGATCATTCTGAACCATTTGAAGAGTGATCAGGAGGTGGCGAATGTGTGGAATGGGATGAGCAGGTCTCTTAGACTGACCAAAGTGCCCTTCTTGGACAAGGTGATTGAAGATGTGAACAAGTATTATAACggtaagtggaaggttagagctGGGAAATTCGTGAAGGTATATGTGTTTGAATCGTGGAAAGTTCTTACGTTGTTGGCTGCGATTATGCTGCTGGTGCTGATGAGTTTCCAAGCAGTTTGCTCAGTTTACAGGTGCAATCGCATACTTCGTGTTAAGACCACCTTTGCTTGA